The following coding sequences lie in one Apium graveolens cultivar Ventura chromosome 1, ASM990537v1, whole genome shotgun sequence genomic window:
- the LOC141664494 gene encoding uncharacterized protein LOC141664494 → MIALRDEYDSEEPVPAREPVVTEAEKEISQKDSEIEGSRLLKRLRRMTVPETPKESKSTRKYKKQRAQRPVSDDEEEAAKEGDQESLISQDKEFAPVTSFPSTPSQEAVSDKANSPSVSLVDPGTSADIDVQHLVVSEVFLLEAPTANNPSTTPVTDAVQTPELSTTLSLHQDADNQTLDEHQDMAVDQNLVSDQQLEDAEASIATHTVVLSEDTDSLSSDAANAGDTGDAAPTVDADEAGPSGHTPQQTLPKSELVKKFVTGEAPVPWSETPAGQEWTKEWNSVSCVPTEKHLAEHLTKADEILNSDDFQTQLRVTALSTKHLQGLHSTTHAELHKIQENFIKQEQVWKIDKKKFFQSTIDRIAYIEKTQEKQQAQIDEILTNQASQQSQLTKIQSSVELLISLLLPADAKKGEKVIKSKCKTNKTLQGKDDGNDDQGYSGMGSGHSQGRRFTSR, encoded by the coding sequence atgattgcattgagagatgaatatgattctgaggaaccggttcctgctagagaacctgttgtaactgaagctgagaaagagatttctcagaaggattctgaaattgagggttctaggcttctcaagaggcttagacgaatgacagttcctgaaactcccaaggaatccaaatcaacaaggaagtacaagaaacagagggcacaaaggccagtttcagatgatgaagaggaagcagctaaggaaggggatcaggaatctctgatctcacaagacaaggaatttgctccagtcacttcttttccatcaactccatctcaggaagctgtatctgacaaggctaactcaccatctgtgtctcttgttgatccaggcacaagtgctgatattgatgttcaacacttggttgtgtctgaagtatttctcttagaagctccaacagcaaataatccttccacaacacctgttactgatgctgttcaaactccagagttatcaacaacactttctctgcatcaagatgctgataaTCAGACTTTAgatgagcatcaggatatggctgttgatcagaacttagtatcagatcagcaattagaggatgctgaagcctccattgctactcacactgttgtcttatcagaagatactgattctttaagttctgatgctgcaaatgctggagatactggtgatgctgctccaactgtagatgctgatgaagcaggtccttcaggacatactcctcaacagactcttcctaagtctgaactggtaaagaagtttgttaccggggaagcaccagtaccttggagtgaaactcctgcaggtcaggagtggactaaggaatggaactcagtttcatgtgttccaactgaaaaacatcttgctgagcacttgactaaagctgatgaaatattaaattctgatgattttcaaacccagcttagagtcactgcattgagtactaaacatctacaaggtcttcattcaactactcatgcagagctacacaagattcaggagaactttatcaaacaggaacaagtttggaaaattgataagaaaaagttctttcaatctaccattgacaggattgcttatattgagaaaactcaagagaaacaacaagctcagattgatgaaattctgacaaatcaagcttcacagcaatcgcaacttactaaaatccaatcctcagtggaattacttatctctcttttactacctgctgatgccaaaaagggggaaaaggtaattaagtccaaatgcaaaactaacaagacactgcaaggaaaggatgatggaaatgatgatcaaggatactctggaatgggtagcggtcatagtcaaggtagaaggtttacatcaagataa